Genomic window (Candidatus Dadabacteria bacterium):
AAATCTACCCCTCCGACAATCCCCTAGCCGAAAAGGGTTTCGAGACGGATGGACTCTCCCCGTTCTTAAGGGAGTCGGGTCTCGTCTGTGGCATTTTCAAGGGAAGCGGGCAGACAGTATTGGAGAACACTGTTAAAGAATACATGCAGAGAATAGAAAGAGACTTGCGCGGTCTTCCCATAAGGCTCTATCCGTTTTCAGGAACCGAAAAACCAAACGAACCTAAATCAATCTTGATTGATCCCGAAATCTCATTCGGCCGCCCGATTCTCTCCGGCATAAGTATTCCAGTAGAAATTATCGTTGAACGCTACAAAGCCGGGGAATCCATGAGAGAACTTGCCGGGGACTATGAATGCAGCCAGAAAAAAATCGAGGAAGCTATCAGATGTCTATTATGGGAACAAGCCGCCTGAACCGGTTACCGAAATTTCGGCCTGCCAGCCTGACCTCTCCTGCCCCACGAGGAGAAAAAAGCCTATTCGCTTCAATCATCCAGAAGTAAACCGGCCATGTGTTTGAATTCCCGGGTGTTATCGGTCATCAGAATGGTTCCCTCTCCTGGCTCCCGCCCTGTTCGCGCTCATTCATGAAATCATCCGTAACACCCTCTCCCTCAAATCAGCTGTCCCATGCTTCTCCCGCCGGAGTGATCAGGCGGGAACGCCCCAGGCAGATAATATCGACTTCCTTTGCGGTATCCGGCAAGGAAACCGGCTTGGGAAGCCGCACCGCCTAGCTCTTGTTGTTCTTAAACACTTTTACCCTTTCCATCTCCGCTTCCAGACAGGAAGTCCTAACGCATACAGATGGTAGCAGGTCGCCGAGATATGTCGAGGGCGGATGACATTACTTGAGAACATTGTCTTCTATAAAAACGCGGGTGCATTTTTTGCAAAATCGCGGATATAGAAATAACAATACAGCGAGTTTCGGATCATGTCACATTCTTATTTCCGCTGGCAGCGGGACACCTTGAAAAAAGCCCTCGAAACGCGCCGCGTGCTGTTGCTCTGCGGAGCGCGCCAATGCGGCAAAACCACCCTTGCCAAGGAACTGGTTTCACGGCATATCGCCTACCGCACTCTAGATGATCCGGCCGTACGGCAGATTGCCGAAACCGACCCGCGAGGCTTCGTGAAGCATTCAGGAAGCACCCTCATCATCGACGAAGTCCAGCGTGCTCCCGACCTGCTTTCTGCAATCAAGATAAGGGTGGATGAAGATACGAGACCCGGACAATACCTGCTGACGGGTTCAGCCGACATACAGTCTTCCCCCAGAGTACGGGAATCCCTCGCCGGACGCATAAGAAAGGTACGGCTGCGTCCGCTCACCTATGGAGAGATTTTAGGAGCGTCTCCGGATTTCCTTGACCGGGCCTTCAGGCAGGATTTCGGGCATCCCGACCGCGCTTACGACCGTGACGCTATGCTGGACATCTCTTTTGGAGGTGGTTTTCCGGAAGCCATTATGCTTGGAGACACAGAGCGAAGATTATGGCATCGGGACTACGCGGACGCGCTTGTGGAACGCGACCTCAGGGATCTCGGGCGTATCCAGCGACGCGACGCCATGAGCGAACTGATACACACCCTGGCGGCATGGTCGGGCAAGTTCATGGACATTTCATCCATAGGCGCTGGACTTTCCATCGCGCGCTCCACGGTCGAGACATACATAAACGCCCTGGAAGCCTTGTACATTGTTGAACGCGTAAGGGCGTGGAAACGCACCGATTACGCGCGGGCGGGGCAACGCCCCAGGCTTTTTATGACTGACTCGGGACTTATGTCTTCGATTCTTGACTGGGACAGTCAGCAGGTCCGAATGGATGCGGACCGCTCGGGCAAGCTGATCGAAACCTTCATGTTCAACGAAATAGCCGCCCAAGTGGACGCCAATGCCGGAAGATACAGTCTCTTCCATTACCGTGACCGCGAAAAGCGCGAGATCGACTTCTTGATCGAAAGGGAGGACTGGGCGCTGCTCGGGATTGAGATCAAGGCGGGCTCGGCCATCGGAACGAACGATTTCAAAAACCTCAGCTGGTTTAAGAAAAACATCGCGCGCGACAGAAAATTTACTGGGATCGTACTCTATTCGGGAGAACTCACGGGGTCCATGGGTGACGGGCTGTGGGCTGTTCCTTTCGGAACAGTCTGGAACCGGCAGTAAGCCGGCCGGCTTCCGGGATATGTCAAGAGCATATACGCACTTTTTCTAAAAGCCTCCCCGAGAAAATTCAGAAATTGTGAAAAGTTGAAAAGACCGTTATCTCGAAGCGGGGCGAACTCCTCTCACGAACCGTGATATATCGAGAGAAAAGCGGTGTAGGTGAAACCGAATTGCATAAGCAGCAGAAAGGGAACCCAGATGAAAAATCCCATGTAGAGGACGTACGCCACCTGGAACGTGAAGAAAACCGAGAGAACGACCTCGAAAAAGGTGGTAACCCCTTTTGAGGAAACGTAAGCCGAGGTTCTCCACCGGTCCTTCCTGCCCACGACGGCGTACTTTGGCGTTCTCGCAAAACCCGACGTCCTGCCCAGAACCGCCTCAAGCACGGCCTTGGCGTTGTTAACCGCTATGCCCGCCCCGACGCTCAGCGCAACGGGTATGTACTTGTAGAACTCCCGCGCTCGGGTGCCGTGGGCCTCGCGGACCGCCAGTATGTAGAACCTTATTATGGCTAAGGTGCCGAGCGCCACCCCCGTGACGCTCGCTATGAAAAGGTCATTAAGCCAGATCCGCTCCCACAGGAAATTCATGGGTATTATGAGAATTATAGTGGCGAGCAGAAACAGATAGCTGAAATTGCCGAGGAGATGAAACACGCTCTCGGCCTTGACCTTAAACGGGATCCGGGAATCGCGAAGCACCGAGGGCAAAAGCTTCCCTGCCGTCTGGATCCCTCCCTTAACCCACCTGTGCTGCTGTATTTTAAAAGCGTTCATGTCAACGGGAAGCTCGGCGTCCGATATGACGTTAGGCAGGTAGACTGCCTTCCACCCGTTTATCTGCGCCCTGTAGCTTAGATCAAGATCCTCAGTCAGGGTGTCGTGCTGCCATCCTCCGCTCTGCTCTATGCACTTCTTGCGGATCACCCCGGCGGTGCCGTTGAAGTTAAGAAAAAGTCCGTTTCCATGCCGGGCGGCCTGCTCCACCACGAAATGTCCGTCAAGAAGCACCGACTGGGCCTTGGTCAGAAGCGAGTAGTCACGGTTAAGATGCCCCCACCTCGTTTGCACTATCCCGACCTCAGGGTCTTCGAAGCACGAAACGGTCTTTCGGAGAAAATCCCTGGGGGGAACAAAATCCGCGTCGAAAACCGCAAGAAGCTCCCCGCTTGCCTGCGCGCAGCCCGCGGCAAGCGCCCCCGCCTTGTACCCCTCGCGGTTCCCCCTCCGGATGTGCTTTATGTCGAAACCGGCAGCCCGGAGTTCATCGGTGCAGCGCGCCGCTATGCGGCTTGTGTCGTCCGTTGAGTCGTCAAGCACCTGCACTTCGAGCAGGTCCCTCGGGTAGTCGATCCCGCAGACCGCGCGGATGAGCCTTTCGGTCACGTACATCTCGTTATAGACGGGGAGCTGCACCGTGACGCGCGGAAGGGATCCCTGTCCCTGCGGGGCCGCGGCGCGGCGCGCCTTTGTCCTCGAGTAAAGATGCACCAGGTAGTAACGGTGAAGGCCGAATATGCAGAGAAAAACGGAGGAAATAATGTAAAGCAGGGTGCAGAAGTACTTTATAAACTCAAACAACTCTCAAAACCTCTTATGTAAAGACCCGGTCGTCCCTACGGCTTGAACTTGGCTATCCTCTCGGCTGCCTGCTCTATCCTCTGCGTGTCAAACGTCACCGACACCCTGGCGTATCCCTCGCCGCAGTCCCCGAAACCGTTTCCAGGAGTGACGACCACGCCGGCTTCGGTGAGCATTCTCTCCGAGAACTCTGAAGATGTCATCCCCTCGGGAACCTCGAACCACACGTAGAACGTGGCCTCGGGGACGGTGTACTCTATGCCCGCTTCCCGAAGGCCGCGGCAGAATATCTCGAGGCGCTCCCTGTAGACCTCCTTTCTCTCCTCAAGCCCGACGGAGCTGTTACGAAGCGCCGTTATGCCCGCCACCTGGACCGCCTGGAAAACTCCCGAGTCTATGTTCGTCTTTATCTTCCCGAGACCCGCTATGGCCCTCTCGTTCCCCGCGGCGAACGCCAGGCGCCACCCGGTCATGCTGAAGGTCTTTGAAAGCGAGTGAAACTCGATCCCCACGTCCACCGCCCCCGGTATCTCGAGGAAGCTCAGGGGATTTTTTCCGTAAAACGCTATCTCCGTGTAGGCAGCGTCGTGGCAGATGAGTATCTCGTTTTCCCGGGCGAAATCGACCACTTCCCTGAAGAACCCCTCGTTGGCAAGAACCGTAGTCGGATTGTTCGGATAGTTAAGAAACATCATGACGGCCCGCTTGGCCACATCCGCGGGAATGGCGTCAAGGTCCGGGAGAAAATCGTTTTCCTTAAGAAGCGGCATCGGGTAGGGAACCCCTCCGGCGAACGTGGTCGAAACCGGGTACACGGGGTATCCGGGATCCGGCACGAGCGCCACGTCCCCCGGGTCGACAAACGCTA
Coding sequences:
- a CDS encoding DUF433 domain-containing protein, which translates into the protein MPDQKFKRGANSNFSKLSNIRKISSRKDARYLPSYNVPEAALYLRLPESTLRAWICRQTNFEPLIAPAQEKPLALSFINLVEAYVLASIRRECRLSMNKIRKGLDFISQIYPSDNPLAEKGFETDGLSPFLRESGLVCGIFKGSGQTVLENTVKEYMQRIERDLRGLPIRLYPFSGTEKPNEPKSILIDPEISFGRPILSGISIPVEIIVERYKAGESMRELAGDYECSQKKIEEAIRCLLWEQAA
- a CDS encoding ATP-binding protein, producing the protein MSHSYFRWQRDTLKKALETRRVLLLCGARQCGKTTLAKELVSRHIAYRTLDDPAVRQIAETDPRGFVKHSGSTLIIDEVQRAPDLLSAIKIRVDEDTRPGQYLLTGSADIQSSPRVRESLAGRIRKVRLRPLTYGEILGASPDFLDRAFRQDFGHPDRAYDRDAMLDISFGGGFPEAIMLGDTERRLWHRDYADALVERDLRDLGRIQRRDAMSELIHTLAAWSGKFMDISSIGAGLSIARSTVETYINALEALYIVERVRAWKRTDYARAGQRPRLFMTDSGLMSSILDWDSQQVRMDADRSGKLIETFMFNEIAAQVDANAGRYSLFHYRDREKREIDFLIEREDWALLGIEIKAGSAIGTNDFKNLSWFKKNIARDRKFTGIVLYSGELTGSMGDGLWAVPFGTVWNRQ
- a CDS encoding glycosyltransferase, with protein sequence MFEFIKYFCTLLYIISSVFLCIFGLHRYYLVHLYSRTKARRAAAPQGQGSLPRVTVQLPVYNEMYVTERLIRAVCGIDYPRDLLEVQVLDDSTDDTSRIAARCTDELRAAGFDIKHIRRGNREGYKAGALAAGCAQASGELLAVFDADFVPPRDFLRKTVSCFEDPEVGIVQTRWGHLNRDYSLLTKAQSVLLDGHFVVEQAARHGNGLFLNFNGTAGVIRKKCIEQSGGWQHDTLTEDLDLSYRAQINGWKAVYLPNVISDAELPVDMNAFKIQQHRWVKGGIQTAGKLLPSVLRDSRIPFKVKAESVFHLLGNFSYLFLLATIILIIPMNFLWERIWLNDLFIASVTGVALGTLAIIRFYILAVREAHGTRAREFYKYIPVALSVGAGIAVNNAKAVLEAVLGRTSGFARTPKYAVVGRKDRWRTSAYVSSKGVTTFFEVVLSVFFTFQVAYVLYMGFFIWVPFLLLMQFGFTYTAFLSIYHGS
- a CDS encoding LL-diaminopimelate aminotransferase; this encodes MKIKWAERIEQLPPYLFAEIDRKKNELIEKGADVIDLGVGDPDIPTPEHIVESLREASGDPEHHRYPSYVGMLSFREAAAEWYEERFGVSLDPAKQVVTLIGSKEGVAHAPLAFVDPGDVALVPDPGYPVYPVSTTFAGGVPYPMPLLKENDFLPDLDAIPADVAKRAVMMFLNYPNNPTTVLANEGFFREVVDFARENEILICHDAAYTEIAFYGKNPLSFLEIPGAVDVGIEFHSLSKTFSMTGWRLAFAAGNERAIAGLGKIKTNIDSGVFQAVQVAGITALRNSSVGLEERKEVYRERLEIFCRGLREAGIEYTVPEATFYVWFEVPEGMTSSEFSERMLTEAGVVVTPGNGFGDCGEGYARVSVTFDTQRIEQAAERIAKFKP